In Nocardioides jishulii, the DNA window GCCGCACGCCACTGCATCGTGTCGTCGCTCGGGGTGGTGACGACCGAGGCGTCGAAGAGCCCGTCGGCGCCGACGGCCACGTCGCTGCTCATGCCCACTCCTCGTCGTCATGCCTGTTCTCGTCGCGCCGGTTCTCGTCATGCTCGGGGGCGCCCTCGCCGAAGAGGTCCTCCACCCGCGCTGGCCGTTCCTCGACGGAGTTCGCCCGGCGCAGCGCCTCGAGCAGCTCCGTCAGCAGCTCGAGCGGGAGCAACGGCTCCACGGCCTCACTGATCTCGTAGCGGTCGTCGCCGGCGGCACCGATCAGCAGCCCCGACTTCACGATGCTCAGCACCGCGTTGCGCGCGCGCTTCTCGTCGCCGGACTCATCGGTGGCGTGCAACGGCCGGAAGGAGGCCACGTGCTCGACGATGTCTTCGCGGTCGATGAAGACACGCGACTCCCCGCTCGCGTAGCCCGCCCGCAGCCGGTCGCGCAGGTGCACCAGCACCAACGTCTCCTCGCGCGACCACGGCACGTCGTGCAGCAGCGTCGGGAAGCGTCCGCCGGTCTCCGAGGAGGCCTGACGCTTCCACGCCACCTCCCGCTCCCGGTCGACCTGCAGGTCGAGGAAGAGGTCGTTGAGGCGCGAGCGCAGCAGCCGCTCGTCCTCCACGAGCACCTCCCACTCACGCGGGTGGGTGCGGGCACTGATGAAGCGGGCCTTGAGCAGGGTGACCAGCGTGCGGCGGCGGGTGAACTCCAACGTGCCCTCGTCGCCCTCGAAGAGGGAGACCGACGCCGTGTCGTGGGAGTCGTCGGTGCCAGTGCCCAGGTCGTCGCCCAGGTCGTCGGCCAGGTCACCGCCCAGGTCCTGCTCGAGGTCCTGTTCGAGGTCGCTCATGCGTGGCTCTCGCTCTCGTCGAGGTCGGGGTCGGGCAGGGGCAGTCGCGGCACCGTGAAGATCCGCCCCGTCCCGTCGTTGCGCAGGGCCGCATAGGTCTCGGTCTCGTCGGTGACGGTCCATCCGCGGTCCGCCGCCAGGTGCAGCAGCCCGAAGATCTCCACCGGCCGACGCAGCGAGGGTTCCAGGCTCTCGAAGAAGTCGCCCAGCGAGGCGGCGGGGGCGAGACCGGACAACGCCTCGTCGAGCCGACGTCGCAGGGTCCCCAGCTGCGGACCGCCCTGGGCCATCAGCGAGGAGAGCAGCACGGTCGGCGCATCGGGCACGGGGTCGCGTTCGATGCGCTCCGGCAGGACGTCGTCTGCCGGGTCGTAGAACTTCTCGCGCAGGTGGTCGATGGTGGCGCGCTGCGGCAGCATCGGCACGTCGTGGGTCGCGCGCGGCCCGGTCGTCGCCATCCAGGTGGCCATCTCGGCCTCCACCTGGCGCAGGGTCTGCTCGAGCTCACGGTCGCGCGCCGCGTCGTGGGAGACGATGTACTCCTTGAGCGTCGCGGTGACCCGCGAGCGCTGGGTGAGGACGCGGTCGAGCCCGTCGCGCACCAGCTTCACGGTGCCCCGGAGCTCGGCGCGGTCGACCTCACCGAGGATGCGGTCGGACAGAGGGTGTTCCAGCAGCGCTCCGAGGTCCTCGCGCAGCTGGGCGACGAGGGCATCGTCACGCAGGAGGGCGAAGGCCCCCTCGAAGGCCCGGCCCTCGTTCGTGGCGGTCATCAGGGCGTCGGCCCGTTCCAGGTAGGCGTCGATCACCTCGCCGGCAGGGCGGTCCTCGGCGCGGAAGGCGGCCAGGATCTCCGTCCTGATCTGGGCGAACCGCTCCTCGACGCGCGCGAAGTCGCTGGGCAGGGCGGAGACGAGGGAGAGCAGCTCGGTGAAGCCCTCGCTCATCCAGTCCTCGGTGGCCGAGACCATCTCGGCGCCGTCGACGAGACGGTCGCGCTCGGCCTGGAGGCGTGCGATCTCCTGGTTGAGGATGGTCACGCGCGTGGTGCGGTCGGGGTTGGCCTCGGAGTTGAAGCGCCGCACGGTGCCGAGGATGGTGGCGATCCTGTGCTCACTGAGGGTGGCGCGGTCACGGGTGAGGTTCTTGACGAGCTCGAGGGCCTGCTGCGCGTGCGAGGTGAGCGTGTAGACCTCGTTGCCCCGCTCGTCGAGCGAGCGGACCAGCCACTGTCCTCGCATCCACTTCTGGCACAGGTCGCGACCACTGCCGGTGGGCACCTCCGACTCTCCGGAGAGCGCGAGGGCGGCGAGGTGCTCCTCGACCTGGGTGTGGAGCCGAGCGGTGGGGATCGGGCGGTTGTCCCGGCCGAAGGCGGAGCGGAACAGGGTGATGACGACGGGAGCCTGACGCTGGTGGAGCAGCGTCAGCGTGGGTTGGTCGAAGGCGCCGTTGACCCTCGCCAGCTCCCCGGCGATCTCACTCATCTGCTTCCGTTGCCTCCTGACACGTGGCCACCTCGACCGACGCGCCGTGGGAAAGCATCCCAGAGGCGGGCGTCCAGCGCCGAAAAAGCGGGTGACCTCAGGCATTCTGCCTTCTGGGGCCCCGCCGCGGGCGTCCGGTGCACAGGCGGGTGGGGTGGCTCACCCTGTGCGCCGCGAGGCCCGTCGACGCCCGCGTCCTCGGCTACGATCGCCGCGTGCCTGACACGGTGCTCCTCCTGGGCCCCTCCCATCGACTCGAGACGCCGGGCTCCGGCCTGCGTGTGCAGACGTCTGGACGCCCGTGCTGACCCCTCCGGAGCGCCCCCGCCGCCTGCTGCTGGCCGTCGACGCCCCCTCGCTGCTGCATCGCAACCACCACGCCCGCGCCCACACCCGTCTGATGGACCGTTCGCACCGGCCGGCCTGGGCCCTGCACGGCATGCTGCGCCAGATCATCGAGGCGATCGACCGGTTCGCACCTGACGCGGTGATCTTCGGGCTCGACGACCGTGAGTCGTCGGTCCGGGCGTCGTTCTACCCCGACTACAAGGCAGGTCGCGCCGAGAAGGACGCCGAGCTCGTCGACCAGCTGGGACGCGCGGGCGCCCTCCTGGACGCCCTCGGCCTGGCGACCCTCACTCCCCCGGGCCTGGAGGCCGACGACGTCAACGCCTCGGCTGCCACGTGGGCCGTGCGCCACGACTGGGACTGCGTGATCGTGACCTCCGACCGTGACTCCTTCGCCCACATCAGCGACCACACCCGGGTGCTGAGGCTGATCAACGGCGGCATCCTCAACTCACCGTTGCTCACGCCCCAACGTCTGAAGCTGATGTACGGCGTGGCTGCCGAGCACTACCTCGAGTACGCCGCGTTGCGCGGCGACGCCTCGGACAACCTCCCCGGCGTGCCCGGGATCGGGGAGAAGACCGCTCCGATCCTGCTCGAGCTCATGGGGTCGATGGACGCGGTGTGGAGCGACGTCGAGCACTGCGACGGGCGTACGCTCCTCGCCGTCCTCGACGACTGGGCAGCCGAGACGGGCAACCGTCGGATCGGCCCGTCACTGGTGCGCCGCCTGAGCGCGCCGGGCGCCAGGGAGCGCTTCGAGTTCAACATGGCCGTGATGTCGGGCCAGGACGACCTCGACCTCGGCCTCACGCCCGACGTACCGGGCACGCCCGGCCTGCTGCCGTTGGACATCGCCCGCGTGGAGCACGTGGTCGGCCACCTCAACGTGCCGTCCACCACCGACCTCGCGGTGCGCGTGCTCACCGGACGGCCCGCCTCCACCCAGACCGTCTGACGGCTGGGCACTCAGCTCCAGTCGACGCTGAGGTACTGCGTCTCGGTGAAGGCCTCGAGCCCGTCGTGGCCACCCTCACGACCCAGGCCGCTGGTGCGGGTGCCGCCGAAGGGGGCTGCCGGGTCGGAGACGATGCCGCGGTTGATGCCGACCATCCCGATCTCGAACCGCTCGGCCATCCGCATCGCCTCCTGGAGGTCACCGGAGCAGATGTAGGACGCAAGCCCCATCTCGGAAGCGTTCGCCTGCGCGACCGCCTCGTCGACGTCGTCGAAGACCACCACGGGCGCCACCGGACCGAAGAGCTCGTGCTGGAGGATCTCGGCGTCGGTCGCGACCCCGGTGAGCAGGACCGGTGCCACGAAGTGCCCGGCGCCCTCGGGGACCTTGGCCCGTGCCGTGACCTCGGCGCCCGACGCCACGGCCGCCTCGACGCTCTCCCACAACCTCGCTGCTGCTGCGGCAGAGATCATCGGGCCGATCTCGGCGCCGCCGAGCCCCGTGCCCACCTCGAGCGCTTCGACGCGCGCACCGAAGCGCTCCACGAACTCGTCGTGGACGCTGCGGTGCACGTGGAACCGGTTGGCCGCCGTGCAGGCCTGGCCGCCGTTGCGGAACTTCGCGACCATGGCGGCCTCGACGGCCAGGTCGATGTCGGCGCTCGCGGTCACGACGAAGGGTGCGTTGCCCCCCAGCTCCATCGAGCAGTTGAGCACCCGCGCCGCGGCCTGCTCCAGCAGGAGCGACCCCACTCGGGTGGAACCCGGTGAAGGAGAGCTTGCGCACCGCAGGGTGCTCCAGCAGGGCCCCGACGCTGTCACCGGCCTGGTCGCTGGCGACGACGTTGACCACGCCGGTGGGCACGCCCGCCTCGAGCAGGAGCCCGGCCAGCGCCAACGCGGTGAGCGGCGTCTCGGAGGCTGGCTTGACCACGACCGTGCACCCGGCCGCCAGGGCGGGGGCGACCTTGCGGGTGATCATCGCGGCAGGGAAGTTCCACGGCGTGACGAGCACCGCCACCCCGACGGGGCGGCGCTGCACGAAGGAGCGCGCACCTCCAGCCGGCGCCACGGCGAGCAACCCCTCGTTGCGCACGGCCTCCTCGCCGTACCAACGGAAGAACTCCGCGGCGTACTTGACCTCGGCGCGCGCGTCGGCGAGCGACTTGCCGTTCTCCAGCACCATGAGGGTCGCGAAGTCGTCGGTCCGCTCGACCATGAGGTCGTACGCCCGGCGCAGGGCCTCCGCCCGCTCGCGCGGCGCCCGCGCAGCCCAGGCGGGCAGCGCCTCGGCGGCGGCGTCGGCGGCGTCGCGGGCATCCGCGACGGTCGCCCGGGAGACTGCCACCAAGGTCTCGGTGGTCGCAGGATCCTCGACCGCGAAGGTCTCCCGGCCCGAGCTCAGCCAACGCCCACCGATGAGGGAACCGGGGGCAGGCACGAGCTCGCTGATGATCTGGTCGGCAACCTGACGCGGCGATCCGTTCACGGTGAACCTCTTCTCTCGAGAGTGACCAACAACCCACTGGGGCGTGTTCTTCAACACTAGGCTCTGACCATGACGGCTCAAGCCCTGCCCATCACCGACGAACGCACGCGCTTCATCGCAGGGGTCCGCTCCCTCACCGATCCGGTCAAGGGCTCCACACGGCGTCGGGTCGCGACGGAGGCCATGTCCCTCTTCGCCCGCAAGGGCTACGGCGGCACCTCCATGCGCGAGATCGGCGCGGCCGTGGGCATGCAGGCCGCGAGCATCTACGGGCACTTCCCGCTCGGCAAGAAGCAGATTCTCATCGACGGCCTGCTCGACATCCTCGACGACTTCCTGGTCGTCGTCATCGAGCCCGTCGTCCCGGGCCGCTCACCGCACGACGAGTTCGTCGACCTGGTGACCCGACACGTGGGCTGGCGACTCGACAAGGGCGACATGTCGCTCGCCTGGGACGCCGCCTACTTCGGCCTCGGCATGTTGGAGGTCCTGGAGGACCGGCACATGACGGCCCTGGTGGAGGTGGTCGACCAGTACCGGACCTACATCACCTCGCTGGTCAGCCGTCTCGGCGACCCCGCCGAGGCCTCCGGCACCGCCCGGGCCGTGCTGGCACTGTGCGACACCTGCGACCGCTTGCGGACCCACCCCGAGGAGCCGCGCGACGAGGTCGTCGCGCGGGTCGTCACCCTGGCGCTGCGCTGCTGCGGCAGCTGACCCGCTCCACACGTCTGCCGACAGGTGCGTGGCCCGCACTGCCGGCAGACGTGCAGGGCAGTCACATCCGCCAGCAGGACGACGCCGCAGGCAGACCTGCGAAGCGCGCCTCCAGGAAGGCGTAGATCTCGGTCGCGTGGTTGAGCATGCCGCCCACGTGCAGCGGTGAGAGGTTGCTGCTCAGCCGGACCGTCGCGCCTCGGCTGCACCAGTCCTGCGTGAGCTGGGTGGCCACCCGGTGCGGCACGACGTCGTCGAGGCGGCTGTGGGTGACCAGCACCGGCGCGTTGGGCTTGATCCGACCGATGCGCTGGTCAGCGATCATCTGCTCGAAGGGCGCCCGGGTGATGAGCTCGTCCAGCCCGGCTCCGTCGGCCGTGTAGTCCGACGACCTGGTGAAGGCCGACCCGAGCAGGTCGAAGACGCAGTCGTCCGCGATCTTGGCGTACATCTCCTTGCCCTTGGCGTTGAGGTAGGGGTCCATGTCGATGCCGTAGCTCGACGTGAGGCCGGCGATGGCGAACCAGGTGAAGAGCGAGTAGAGGCTGCCGTCGATGGCGTCGGGCAGGGCCCGCAGGTCGGCCGGGACCGCGCTCGCCACGCTCCCCTTGACCTTCATGGTGGGGGCGTACGACCCGGCGAGCTCCGCGGCGGACGCGGCGCCCGCGCCACCCTGGGAGTAGCCGGCGAAGG includes these proteins:
- a CDS encoding DUF4194 domain-containing protein encodes the protein MSDLEQDLEQDLGGDLADDLGDDLGTGTDDSHDTASVSLFEGDEGTLEFTRRRTLVTLLKARFISARTHPREWEVLVEDERLLRSRLNDLFLDLQVDREREVAWKRQASSETGGRFPTLLHDVPWSREETLVLVHLRDRLRAGYASGESRVFIDREDIVEHVASFRPLHATDESGDEKRARNAVLSIVKSGLLIGAAGDDRYEISEAVEPLLPLELLTELLEALRRANSVEERPARVEDLFGEGAPEHDENRRDENRHDDEEWA
- a CDS encoding TetR/AcrR family transcriptional regulator produces the protein MTAQALPITDERTRFIAGVRSLTDPVKGSTRRRVATEAMSLFARKGYGGTSMREIGAAVGMQAASIYGHFPLGKKQILIDGLLDILDDFLVVVIEPVVPGRSPHDEFVDLVTRHVGWRLDKGDMSLAWDAAYFGLGMLEVLEDRHMTALVEVVDQYRTYITSLVSRLGDPAEASGTARAVLALCDTCDRLRTHPEEPRDEVVARVVTLALRCCGS
- a CDS encoding lipase family protein, which gives rise to MKPIRHARSAAVLVVTSVLAVLPLAATPSAHAEPPRPAFYEAPATLPAANGDLIRSEKLDLLLDPAGAHTVAFDATRVLYRSTNRTGKPIAVSGSIFVPKAKWVGSGTRPVIGYAVGTQGIGDSCAPSRVFSELFEYESIFMAGLLARGYAVAMTDYEGLGTAGMHTYMDRVSQGRAVIDIVRTAQRMPGTGLTANSPVAFAGYSQGGAGAASAAELAGSYAPTMKVKGSVASAVPADLRALPDAIDGSLYSLFTWFAIAGLTSSYGIDMDPYLNAKGKEMYAKIADDCVFDLLGSAFTRSSDYTADGAGLDELITRAPFEQMIADQRIGRIKPNAPVLVTHSRLDDVVPHRVATQLTQDWCSRGATVRLSSNLSPLHVGGMLNHATEIYAFLEARFAGLPAASSCWRM
- a CDS encoding DUF3375 domain-containing protein, with the translated sequence MSEIAGELARVNGAFDQPTLTLLHQRQAPVVITLFRSAFGRDNRPIPTARLHTQVEEHLAALALSGESEVPTGSGRDLCQKWMRGQWLVRSLDERGNEVYTLTSHAQQALELVKNLTRDRATLSEHRIATILGTVRRFNSEANPDRTTRVTILNQEIARLQAERDRLVDGAEMVSATEDWMSEGFTELLSLVSALPSDFARVEERFAQIRTEILAAFRAEDRPAGEVIDAYLERADALMTATNEGRAFEGAFALLRDDALVAQLREDLGALLEHPLSDRILGEVDRAELRGTVKLVRDGLDRVLTQRSRVTATLKEYIVSHDAARDRELEQTLRQVEAEMATWMATTGPRATHDVPMLPQRATIDHLREKFYDPADDVLPERIERDPVPDAPTVLLSSLMAQGGPQLGTLRRRLDEALSGLAPAASLGDFFESLEPSLRRPVEIFGLLHLAADRGWTVTDETETYAALRNDGTGRIFTVPRLPLPDPDLDESESHA
- a CDS encoding 5'-3' exonuclease, whose product is MLTPPERPRRLLLAVDAPSLLHRNHHARAHTRLMDRSHRPAWALHGMLRQIIEAIDRFAPDAVIFGLDDRESSVRASFYPDYKAGRAEKDAELVDQLGRAGALLDALGLATLTPPGLEADDVNASAATWAVRHDWDCVIVTSDRDSFAHISDHTRVLRLINGGILNSPLLTPQRLKLMYGVAAEHYLEYAALRGDASDNLPGVPGIGEKTAPILLELMGSMDAVWSDVEHCDGRTLLAVLDDWAAETGNRRIGPSLVRRLSAPGARERFEFNMAVMSGQDDLDLGLTPDVPGTPGLLPLDIARVEHVVGHLNVPSTTDLAVRVLTGRPASTQTV